The DNA window GTTGTCAGCGGCTTTGCCATTACACTGGAGCGAACTGAGGAGGTCCTGTGTTTCCTGTACTTTTATTGCTGTTTATCTGTGTGCCAATTATCGAAATAGGCCTGTTTATTCAGGTCGGTGGCTTTTTAGGGCTCTGGCCGACGATTGGTTTGGTGTTATTGACCGCGTTTGTCGGCGCGTCTTTGGTGCGCAGCCAAGGGCTACAAACATTGCTTTCAGTACAGCAGCGTTTGCAGCAAGGCGAGTTGCCCGCGCAGCAGATTGTTGAAGGGGTGATGTTAGCGGTGGCAGGCGTCTTGTTGTTGACACCGGGGTTTATGACCGATGCGATGGGAATGCTGGTGTTATTGCCTGCGCCCCGAGCGGCGCTAGCGCGTGTGTTGATGAGTAAAGTGGTGGTCAAAAGCAGCGCGGCAGGTTTTACGTCGCACTCTTTTGAGCAAGAGACATTTTCTCACCGCCATCATGATGCAGAGCGAGGCGGACAAACGTTCGAAGGCGAGTTTGAGCGCAAAGACGATGACGAGCACAAACCAAAACTGAAGTAAACCGAAGCGTAAAGAAATCGAGCCAGATAGAGAGAAAGCCGAGCATGCCCGGCTTTTTTATCGCCTGGTCGTCGGCGTATTAAATCGCCCCTTCAAAGCCAAGTTGTCGCCACGCCTCGAAGGCAATAATCGCCACCGCGTTCGACAG is part of the Vibrio cidicii genome and encodes:
- a CDS encoding FxsA family protein, producing the protein MFPVLLLLFICVPIIEIGLFIQVGGFLGLWPTIGLVLLTAFVGASLVRSQGLQTLLSVQQRLQQGELPAQQIVEGVMLAVAGVLLLTPGFMTDAMGMLVLLPAPRAALARVLMSKVVVKSSAAGFTSHSFEQETFSHRHHDAERGGQTFEGEFERKDDDEHKPKLK